A genome region from Clostridium sp. JN-9 includes the following:
- a CDS encoding transposase, protein MGREQDRINRRIEKNPAAECNKIQKKYFPELFQKFAGTLDPRHQSYIDYSNKVMLGTVYYKGIAGLVSMQSMTYEFNDDKVVKNIMNFLGESDRSYLPHGVTVNEYLEKLATSQLQEIQQSMVYSLIRRKTFDDARYQKKWLLIVDGSQLYSGSRQINEQCLERHHNKGTVDEKVSYHSDVLEAKIVLGEKLIVSIASEFVENNGEDALRQKSMSEEERKQDCETKAFQRLAAKLKKRFPRLPIILLADSLYASEKVMEICRKNHWDFIIRYKTGSIPSIAAEYEAIPEKGTSGHAEYVNEIDYKEKPVNMLRYWEEKVIKGKNVWTEFQWLTSLRITDKNAENLAAAGRKRWKIENEGFNRQKNWQGNITHVCSWNVQAMKNHYLMLQISDTIKQLYEWYYLKANDIKKKQKNISSDLLASFGQQLTREDIFQVDMHSISTA, encoded by the coding sequence ATGGGAAGAGAACAGGATCGTATAAATCGGAGAATAGAAAAAAATCCAGCGGCAGAATGTAATAAAATCCAAAAGAAGTATTTTCCTGAGTTGTTTCAGAAGTTTGCAGGGACGCTGGATCCTAGGCATCAAAGCTATATTGATTATTCCAATAAAGTAATGCTTGGAACTGTGTATTACAAAGGAATAGCTGGGCTTGTAAGCATGCAATCTATGACATATGAGTTTAATGATGACAAGGTGGTAAAAAACATTATGAACTTTCTTGGAGAAAGTGATAGGTCATATCTCCCACACGGAGTAACCGTAAATGAATATCTGGAGAAGTTGGCTACGTCTCAATTGCAGGAAATCCAGCAGTCCATGGTGTATAGTCTGATACGAAGAAAGACATTTGATGATGCCAGGTATCAGAAGAAATGGCTTTTGATTGTTGATGGGTCACAGTTATATTCCGGAAGTCGCCAGATCAATGAGCAATGCCTTGAAAGACATCACAATAAAGGAACAGTGGATGAAAAAGTCAGTTATCACAGCGATGTTCTAGAAGCAAAAATCGTTTTGGGAGAAAAACTGATTGTAAGTATAGCAAGTGAGTTTGTGGAGAATAATGGAGAAGACGCTCTGCGTCAAAAAAGTATGAGTGAGGAAGAGCGTAAACAGGACTGTGAAACTAAGGCGTTTCAAAGACTTGCAGCTAAGCTGAAAAAAAGATTTCCGCGCCTTCCAATAATATTGTTGGCGGATAGCCTGTATGCATCAGAAAAAGTTATGGAGATATGCAGAAAAAATCACTGGGATTTTATTATCAGGTATAAAACCGGGAGTATCCCAAGTATTGCCGCAGAATATGAAGCAATACCAGAGAAGGGAACATCAGGTCATGCGGAATATGTGAATGAAATAGATTACAAAGAAAAACCCGTAAATATGCTTAGATACTGGGAGGAAAAAGTAATAAAAGGGAAAAATGTATGGACAGAATTCCAGTGGCTGACCAGTCTTAGGATTACAGACAAAAATGCGGAAAATTTAGCGGCTGCGGGAAGAAAACGCTGGAAAATAGAAAATGAAGGCTTCAATCGTCAGAAAAACTGGCAGGGAAATATCACACATGTATGCAGCTGGAATGTCCAAGCGATGAAGAATCATTACCTGATGCTGCAGATATCTGATACAATCAAGCAACTGTATGAATGGTATTATTTGAAAGCCAATGATATAAAAAAGAAACAAAAAAATATATCCTCTGACCTGCTAGCAAGCTTTGGACAGCAACTAACAAGGGAAGATATATTTCAAGTTGATATGCATAGCATATCAACCGCCTAA
- the ald gene encoding alanine dehydrogenase, with amino-acid sequence MIIGVPKEIKNSEFRVAMTPAGVREFKKHNHTVLIEHGAGLGSSITDKEYKDAGAELVDKDELFKRSEMIYKVKEILPEEYKYLRKGLVIFTYIHSNAHVEETDALLENKVVGIAYEDIEDENHKFPLLRPMSEIAGKGGVLAACQFMQKIHGGRGLLLSKVYGVPTPEITVIGSGYAGIGAAELAAGLGNKVTLLDINFDKMEQAKALLPANVEFLYSNESNIIQRLKKSDVIINCVLWPKWRKDHLISRDMLKYMKSGSMIVDVSCDDGGAVETCRSTSYDNPVYFEEGIMHYCVDNIPSSFSNTSTYALTSATLPYALEIANKGYDKALIENVKLRRGLTCYFGDLTLKETGVKQNRPYKEPEDVLKINQK; translated from the coding sequence ATGATAATTGGAGTTCCAAAAGAAATTAAAAATAGTGAATTCAGGGTTGCCATGACACCTGCTGGAGTTAGAGAATTTAAAAAGCATAATCATACTGTATTAATTGAACATGGAGCCGGGCTTGGAAGCAGCATAACTGATAAGGAATACAAGGATGCCGGGGCAGAATTAGTTGATAAGGATGAACTTTTTAAAAGGTCAGAAATGATTTATAAGGTAAAAGAAATTCTCCCTGAAGAATATAAGTATTTAAGAAAGGGGTTAGTTATCTTCACTTATATCCACTCAAATGCTCATGTAGAGGAAACTGATGCACTTCTAGAGAATAAAGTTGTTGGAATTGCATATGAGGATATTGAAGATGAAAATCATAAATTCCCATTGCTTAGACCAATGAGCGAAATAGCTGGAAAAGGCGGAGTTTTAGCAGCATGTCAGTTTATGCAGAAAATTCATGGCGGCAGAGGTTTACTGCTTTCAAAAGTTTATGGGGTTCCTACACCAGAAATTACTGTTATAGGAAGCGGATATGCAGGTATTGGAGCAGCTGAATTAGCAGCAGGCCTTGGGAATAAGGTTACATTACTTGATATTAATTTCGATAAAATGGAACAGGCAAAAGCTCTATTACCAGCAAATGTTGAGTTTTTGTATTCAAATGAGAGCAATATTATTCAGCGCTTGAAAAAAAGTGATGTTATAATAAATTGTGTACTATGGCCAAAATGGAGAAAAGATCATCTTATTTCAAGGGATATGTTAAAATATATGAAGTCAGGTTCAATGATTGTAGATGTTTCATGTGACGATGGCGGTGCTGTTGAAACATGCAGATCAACATCTTATGATAATCCAGTTTATTTTGAGGAAGGAATTATGCACTACTGCGTTGATAATATACCTTCATCATTTTCTAATACATCTACCTATGCATTAACAAGTGCAACATTGCCATATGCACTTGAGATAGCCAATAAAGGATATGATAAAGCATTAATTGAAAACGTTAAACTTAGGAGAGGTCTCACATGCTACTTTGGAGATTTGACTTTGAAAGAGACTGGAGTAAAACAGAACAGACCATATAAGGAACCTGAAGATGTTTTAAAGATCAATCAAAAATAA
- a CDS encoding sigma 54-interacting transcriptional regulator gives MSNKTTLNMNLDSVDAMIITDSNGKIMYSIRYNPRFCNEKGNIYKDIINKNVLEVYPSLTQDESSIFQCIKNATPVYNEGQKFYDIYGNPYFTENLAIPIIRSGKLMGAIELSKDITSIKDIEINKSMNHKGKNKFLKKTTTKYSFDDIITVNHKMNENIEKAKIIANSPSSVLVYGETGTGKELFVQSIHNYSNRCNKPFVAQNCAAIPETLFESILFGTTEGAYTGAINRAGLFEQADGGTLFLDEINSMPIHLQAKLLRVLQDCSIRRVGDTKDKKVDVRIIAAMNEEPLKALASKHIREDLFYRLGVVTFKLIPLRERKEDIPLLVRYFIKYYNDLFNKNIKGITDSVKDLFLKYDWPGNVRELQHVIESSMNLVSIGNIEISHLPIYFCDLSSKHQVKTNSEEVINLSAMMNSFEKDAIKKALSISESNISKAAGILKIPRQTLQYKIKKYKLELDDEN, from the coding sequence ATGTCTAATAAAACAACATTAAATATGAATCTTGACAGTGTTGATGCTATGATTATAACTGATAGCAATGGGAAAATAATGTATTCAATTAGATACAATCCAAGATTTTGTAATGAAAAAGGCAATATATATAAGGACATTATTAACAAAAATGTTCTGGAAGTTTATCCATCTCTAACACAAGATGAAAGCTCTATTTTTCAATGTATTAAAAATGCAACACCAGTATATAATGAAGGACAGAAATTTTATGATATTTATGGTAATCCATATTTTACTGAAAACCTTGCCATACCAATTATCAGAAGCGGTAAGTTAATGGGTGCCATTGAGCTGTCTAAGGATATAACAAGCATAAAGGATATTGAAATAAATAAATCAATGAATCATAAAGGGAAAAATAAATTCCTTAAAAAAACAACAACTAAATATTCTTTTGATGATATCATAACAGTCAACCATAAGATGAATGAAAATATTGAAAAGGCGAAGATAATTGCAAATTCACCGTCTTCTGTATTAGTTTATGGTGAAACAGGTACAGGGAAAGAATTATTTGTGCAATCCATACACAATTACTCTAATAGGTGTAATAAACCTTTTGTAGCTCAGAATTGTGCAGCTATTCCAGAAACATTATTTGAGTCAATTCTTTTTGGAACAACTGAAGGTGCATATACAGGGGCAATAAATAGGGCAGGCCTATTTGAACAGGCTGATGGAGGAACTCTTTTCCTGGATGAAATTAATTCCATGCCAATTCATTTGCAGGCGAAATTATTAAGAGTCCTGCAGGATTGCAGCATAAGAAGAGTGGGTGATACCAAGGATAAGAAGGTGGATGTTAGAATAATTGCTGCTATGAATGAAGAACCCTTAAAGGCCTTAGCCAGTAAACATATTAGAGAGGATTTGTTTTATAGGCTTGGAGTTGTAACATTTAAGCTTATACCGCTTCGAGAAAGAAAAGAGGACATACCATTATTAGTTAGATATTTTATTAAGTATTATAATGATTTATTTAATAAAAATATAAAAGGTATCACAGATAGCGTTAAGGATTTGTTTTTAAAATATGATTGGCCGGGAAATGTCAGGGAGCTTCAACATGTCATAGAGTCATCAATGAATTTAGTTTCAATTGGAAACATTGAGATATCACACTTACCCATCTATTTTTGCGATCTATCTAGTAAACATCAGGTTAAGACTAATTCTGAAGAAGTAATAAATTTAAGTGCAATGATGAATTCTTTTGAGAAAGATGCCATTAAAAAAGCTTTAAGTATAAGTGAAAGTAATATTTCTAAAGCAGCTGGTATATTGAAAATACCTAGACAAACACTTCAATATAAAATAAAAAAATATAAATTGGAATTAGATGACGAAAATTAG
- a CDS encoding transcriptional regulator yields the protein MRFLTFEKASDLIKQYPSCDELIYWISVVLRIYLLEPQIEGKDKYERKIIAWLELVAASNKEKTASMAKLELSAMYRAKKEYEKAQEVLDKIPEVEVNKKIQQTLLLESSGKIDEAYGIYEENLWKNAHETFAVLSFIINLLYKEKKFSEAEEYIKCAKKVIEVFDFGAYHKYQLDLSLAKEKQDKEKTIEMIINMVNEASSMDDAMKSKLYKHMKFNVTHSISKDKYERLVKGAIKKDKTLDFVKNDSRIKSLLE from the coding sequence GTGAGGTTTTTAACTTTTGAAAAGGCCAGTGATTTAATTAAACAATATCCAAGTTGCGATGAGTTGATATATTGGATATCAGTAGTATTAAGAATATATTTATTAGAGCCTCAAATTGAGGGAAAAGATAAATATGAAAGAAAAATAATTGCTTGGCTTGAACTTGTAGCAGCAAGCAATAAAGAAAAGACAGCTTCTATGGCAAAATTAGAATTATCAGCAATGTATAGGGCGAAAAAAGAGTATGAAAAAGCTCAGGAAGTATTAGATAAAATTCCAGAAGTTGAGGTGAATAAAAAAATTCAACAGACATTATTACTTGAAAGCAGCGGAAAAATTGATGAGGCTTATGGTATTTATGAAGAAAATTTATGGAAAAATGCTCATGAAACATTTGCTGTTTTATCCTTTATAATAAATCTGTTATATAAAGAAAAGAAATTTAGTGAAGCAGAAGAATACATAAAGTGTGCTAAAAAGGTTATTGAGGTATTTGATTTTGGGGCATACCATAAATATCAATTAGATTTATCTTTAGCAAAAGAAAAACAGGATAAAGAAAAAACTATAGAAATGATTATAAATATGGTAAATGAAGCAAGTAGCATGGATGATGCCATGAAGTCAAAACTATATAAGCATATGAAATTTAATGTGACTCATAGTATTAGTAAAGATAAATATGAAAGATTAGTAAAAGGGGCAATTAAAAAAGATAAAACTCTTGATTTCGTGAAAAATGATTCCAGGATAAAATCTTTGTTAGAATAA
- a CDS encoding amino acid permease → MEDKGLKRNIKLFEAILFVVGFVIGSGIFLKPSVVLKNTGSTGGALAIWIIGGIITICSALTISEIAAYIPKLGGLYTYLSELYGEVFGFLYGWVEAIIASPGGSAAMAIAFATFATFFVPLTPSQQRALAIIMIILIVTAQIISTKFGIWLQSISTIGKLVPIAAIIIFGLINGTAHDISFASIGVTKGSGIGVALLGVLWSYDGWINTCTLGAEVEKPEKNLPIAIVSGVLFVMVVYALFNIAIFNVLPAAKVMSADKIGVDVSVKLFGSGAAAFITAGMMISIFGALNAQMTCGTRVALAMGQKKELPAGKVLGAINPKLRTPMNALIFQGVLAILFILSGTFNSLTDLTIFVIWIFFTLGVFGIFILRKKYPRKPGLYKVPLYPIVPVIGIIGGLYLMYSTIKDSFGGAMLGLGLTAIGLPVYYYCKKKKRLNVND, encoded by the coding sequence ATGGAAGATAAGGGCCTAAAAAGAAACATTAAATTATTTGAGGCTATCCTTTTCGTAGTAGGATTTGTTATTGGCTCAGGAATATTTTTGAAACCTTCAGTTGTTTTGAAGAACACAGGATCTACAGGAGGAGCACTGGCTATTTGGATAATAGGCGGTATAATAACCATTTGTTCTGCATTAACAATTTCTGAAATAGCTGCATATATACCAAAGCTTGGTGGACTATACACCTATTTATCAGAATTGTATGGTGAAGTTTTCGGCTTTTTATACGGCTGGGTAGAAGCAATTATTGCAAGTCCAGGTGGAAGTGCTGCTATGGCTATTGCATTTGCTACATTTGCCACATTCTTTGTGCCATTAACACCTTCTCAGCAAAGGGCTTTAGCCATAATAATGATTATATTAATTGTAACAGCACAAATTATTTCAACAAAATTTGGGATATGGCTGCAATCCATATCAACCATTGGAAAATTAGTCCCAATAGCAGCTATTATTATATTTGGGTTAATAAATGGAACAGCACATGATATAAGTTTTGCTTCAATTGGTGTTACAAAAGGGTCTGGAATTGGTGTTGCTTTACTTGGTGTATTGTGGTCATATGACGGCTGGATAAATACATGTACTTTAGGAGCTGAAGTTGAAAAACCAGAAAAGAATTTACCCATTGCCATTGTTAGCGGAGTTCTTTTTGTAATGGTAGTATATGCATTATTTAATATAGCAATTTTTAATGTACTGCCGGCAGCCAAGGTTATGTCAGCTGATAAAATTGGAGTAGATGTATCAGTTAAGCTCTTCGGCAGCGGGGCTGCTGCTTTCATAACAGCTGGAATGATGATATCTATATTTGGAGCTTTGAATGCACAGATGACCTGCGGAACAAGAGTTGCACTTGCTATGGGGCAGAAAAAGGAGTTACCTGCTGGAAAAGTTTTGGGGGCAATAAATCCAAAATTAAGGACTCCAATGAATGCATTGATTTTCCAAGGTGTACTAGCCATTTTATTCATACTGTCCGGCACATTTAACTCATTAACTGACTTAACAATCTTTGTTATATGGATATTCTTTACTCTGGGTGTATTCGGGATATTTATATTAAGGAAGAAATACCCTAGAAAGCCCGGATTGTACAAAGTACCATTATATCCAATAGTACCTGTCATTGGAATAATTGGAGGATTATATTTAATGTACAGTACTATTAAGGATTCTTTTGGAGGGGCAATGCTAGGATTAGGCCTTACAGCAATTGGACTTCCAGTATATTATTACTGTAAAAAGAAAAAGAGACTAAATGTTAATGACTAG